In one Portunus trituberculatus isolate SZX2019 chromosome 31, ASM1759143v1, whole genome shotgun sequence genomic region, the following are encoded:
- the LOC123511433 gene encoding uncharacterized protein LOC123511433, which translates to MSLLQQIIIASLAAFVAANCPPNFFESGGLCFSVIDKPGVNMTWEECRGLCEMEAEGEWKADLAVFDNAEELEAFSITWLEISNTLPDHPYMWIGVHKMDGQWVTLDGTHITLQNLMWHVGHPHDMGTNAFLEDITRTTGENSYGRLYMSCSMGVHEHHSRCLCEAK; encoded by the exons ATGTCTCTCCTTCAACAAATCATCATTGCTTCCCTGGCAGCCTTCGTGG CCGCTAATTGTCCCCCGAATTTTTTTGAGTCCGGGGGCCTCTGCTTCAGCGTCATTGACAAGCCCGGGGTGAACATGACGTGGGAGGAGTGCAGGGGTCTGTGTGAGATGGAGgcggagggagagtggaaggccGACCTGGCTGTCTTTGACAATGCTGAAGAATTGGAAGCTTTCTCCATCACCTGGCTCGAGATCT CCAATACCCTGCCCGACCATCCCTACATGTGGATAGGCGTGCACAAGATGGACGGCCAATGGGTCACCCTAGACGGCACTCACATCACTCTCCAGAACCTGATGTGGCACGTGGGTCACCCTCATGACATGGGAACTAACGCTTTCCTGGAGGACATCACCAGGACCACAGGCGAGAACTCCTACGGACGTCTGTACATGAGCTGCTCGATGGGCGTGCATGAGCACCACAGCCGCTGCCTCTGTGAGGCTAAATAA
- the LOC123511434 gene encoding uncharacterized protein LOC123511434 isoform X3 has product MTWEECRGLCEKEAEGEWKADLAVFDNAEELEEFSITWLEISNEYSDHPYMWIGVHKMDGHWVTLDGTHITEQNLMWHVGFPHESGAHTFLEDVTKTTGINSYERLYMSSTIVSEHEHNSSCLGEANLPKPSKQ; this is encoded by the exons ATGACGTGGGAGGAGTGCAGGGGTCTGTgtgagaaggaggcggagggggAGTGGAAGGCCGACCTGGCTGTCTTTGACAATGCTGAAGAATTGGAAGAATTCTCCATCACCTGGCTCGAGATCT CGAATGAGTACTCCGACCATCCCTACATGTGGATCGGCGTGCACAAGATGGATGGCCATTGGGTCACCCTGGACGGCACTCACATCACCGAGCAGAACCTGATGTGGCACGTGGGTTTCCCTCACGAGTCGGGCGCCCACACCTTCCTGGAGGATGTCACCAAGACCACCGGCATCAACTCCTATGAACGTCTGTACATGAGCTCCACCATAGTGAGCGAGCACGAGCACAACAGCAGCTGTCTCGGTGAGGCGAACTTGCCAAAACCAAGCAAGCAATAA